One window of Brevibacterium pigmentatum genomic DNA carries:
- a CDS encoding TadA family conjugal transfer-associated ATPase, with translation MSEWLDASLVADVRKTLLDNPGPVTTSAVAEAVQRTGRVLGSSALLELVTRLSAQLSGAGPLQSVLEVPGTTDVFVNGPREIFADTGDGPRLLDLTLGSEEDVRSLAVRLAALGGRRLDDSSPYVDVRLPDGVRMNAIVPPISGETTTISFRVPKRAGFPYSQLCAEGFVPDEISPLIAEAVTSRANILISGGTGTGKTVLLGALLSLVETIQRIVIVEDSRELIVTHPHTVQLAARQANVEGGGEVTLTDLVRNALRMRPDRLVVGECRGAEVRDMLTALNTGHEGGCATIHANTAEAVPSRVAALGALAQMSPDAVYSQFSTAIDLVIHLRRTGSERGITELAIPTRTGAEGVVMEPVWGRPSPSTTGTVNRRALARFEAVLEQKSAR, from the coding sequence ATGAGCGAATGGCTCGACGCCTCCCTGGTCGCCGACGTCCGCAAAACGCTGCTCGACAACCCGGGACCGGTGACCACGTCCGCCGTCGCCGAGGCGGTCCAACGCACCGGACGCGTGCTCGGTTCCTCCGCCCTGCTCGAACTCGTCACCCGGCTGTCCGCGCAGCTGTCCGGAGCCGGGCCCCTGCAATCCGTGCTCGAGGTTCCCGGCACCACGGACGTGTTCGTCAACGGGCCGCGTGAGATCTTCGCCGACACCGGTGACGGACCCCGGCTGCTCGACCTCACGCTCGGGTCCGAGGAGGACGTGAGGTCCTTGGCGGTGCGGTTGGCAGCCCTCGGCGGACGCCGCCTCGACGATTCGAGTCCCTATGTCGATGTGCGCCTGCCCGACGGGGTGCGGATGAACGCGATCGTCCCACCGATCTCCGGGGAGACGACGACGATCAGCTTCCGCGTGCCCAAACGGGCCGGATTCCCCTACTCCCAGCTCTGCGCCGAAGGGTTCGTCCCCGACGAGATCAGTCCCCTCATCGCCGAGGCGGTCACCTCCCGGGCGAACATCCTCATCTCCGGCGGGACGGGCACGGGAAAGACCGTCCTCCTCGGCGCTCTGCTGTCCCTGGTGGAGACGATCCAGCGCATCGTCATCGTCGAGGACTCCCGCGAACTCATCGTCACCCACCCCCACACCGTCCAACTCGCCGCCCGCCAGGCCAATGTCGAAGGCGGCGGCGAGGTGACCCTGACCGACCTCGTTCGCAACGCCCTGCGGATGCGGCCCGACCGCCTCGTCGTCGGGGAGTGCCGCGGCGCCGAGGTCCGGGACATGCTCACCGCGCTCAACACCGGTCATGAGGGTGGGTGCGCGACGATCCACGCGAACACCGCCGAGGCTGTGCCGAGCCGGGTGGCCGCGCTCGGTGCGCTGGCGCAGATGAGCCCGGACGCCGTGTATTCGCAGTTCTCCACTGCAATCGACCTCGTCATCCATCTGCGTCGCACCGGTTCCGAACGGGGAATCACGGAACTGGCGATCCCGACGAGGACCGGAGCCGAGGGAGTCGTCATGGAACCGGTGTGGGGCCGCCCGTCACCATCGACGACGGGCACCGTCAATCGACGTGCCCTGGCTCGGTTCGAAGCCGTGCTCGAACAGAAATCCGCCCGATGA